The following coding sequences are from one Scylla paramamosain isolate STU-SP2022 chromosome 21, ASM3559412v1, whole genome shotgun sequence window:
- the LOC135111251 gene encoding ribosomal protein S6 kinase alpha-5-like isoform X3: MEPSTSKNTRPKDGEVIYHELKDVNLTGKGRVDMAHFELLKVLGTGAYGKVFLVRKISGKDAGKLYAMKVLKKATIVQKKKTTEHTKTERQVLEAVRQSPFLVTLHYAFQTDAKLHLILDYVSGGELFTHLYQRERFHEDEVRLYIGEVILALEHLHKLGIIYRDIKLENILLDSDGHIVLTDFGLSKDFLSHETEHRAYSFCGTIEYMAPEVVQGGAHGHDQAVDWWSVGVLTYELLTGASPFTVEGEKNNQQEISRRILKTQPPLPSDLSPEVRDLISRLLVKDPRQRLGGGPRDALEIKDHVFFKKLNWDDLAQKKVPAPFVPRISNELDVSNFSEEFTAMIPQDSPAIVPPDVEKMFNGYSYVAPSILFTDNVISDSLFKMSPDRRPSTTNLLACSFKDSPFFQKYELNLRDNILGDGSFSVCRECVQKSSGQHFAVKIVSRRLDCQQEINLLRACQGHSNIVNLHEVFHDEAHTYIVMELLGGGELLQRIRKHERFTEAQASVIMRNLVSAVHYMHRKGIVHRDLKPENLLFKDSSEDSVIKIVDFGFARLMPDKEKDGSMKTPCFTLHYAAPEVLRQAVQKGANGYDETCDWWSLGVILYTMLSGRAPFQSRSKDDTSASIIARIKDGSFDMSGPEWVSVSSQAKKLIKGLLTVDASRRLTITELLQDEWLQGGPPYLFSATPLMTPTILSARPTLTGPISAEAGVKQAFHAFHMATREGFRLLDVSNARLAQRRKNKKSSTDARSHSSTSSLSSTSSASSLNSTCTPSKSDRCSSSLGATPKKEESIFDFGEAKVKAYLSSIDSPSETSFPVTPSMVLTLPSQQSKSTAGSGHGSFDFPKENRTGETVPKPKSNASVPPEESSLSASKVSYNKEQCLAFKKQDGCDMEQNVLHSKCSGSLQKFFPSDFTGPQTRSRKRKLEKMSEGDVTIVKHMFKGRNTRSKRFDTIVIDD, translated from the exons TCAACCTTACGGGGAAGGGCCGCGTGGACATGGCTCACTTCGAACTGCTCAAAGTTTTAGGGACTGGAG CTTATGGCAAAGTCTTTCTGGTGCGGAAGATATCAGGGAAGGATGCAGGGAAGTTGTATGCCATGAAGGTTCTGAAGAAAGCGACCATCgtacagaagaagaagacaactgAGCACACCAAGACAGAGAGGCAGGTGTTGGAGGCAGTGCGGCAGAGCCCCTTCCTCGTCACCCTTCACTATGCCTTCCAAACTGATGCTAAACTCCACCTCATCCTTG ACTACGTCAGCGGAGGAGAACTGTTCACTCACCTTTACCAGAGAGAAAGGTTCCATGAGGATGAAGTCCGTCTCTACATTGGTGAAGTCATCCTTGCCCTTGAGCATCTGCACAAA CTTGGTATCATCTATCGAGACATCAAGCTTGAAAACATCCTCTTGGACTCGGATGGCCACATAGTTTTGACAGACTTTGGCCTCAGCAAGGACTTCCTCTCTCATGAAACGGAACACAGAGCATACTCCTTTTGTGGCACAATTGAGTACATGGCCCCCGAGGTGGTGCAGGGAGGAGCTCACGGCCACGATCAGGCTGTGGACTGGTGGAGTGTGGGAGTGTTAACATATGAACTGTTAACTGGAGCCTCGCCTTTCACGGTGGAAGGTGAAAAGAATAACCAGCAGGAGATTTCAAG ACGAATCCTGAAAACACAGCCACCGTTGCCCAGTGATCTATCGCCAGAGGTCAGAGACTTAATTTCAAGACTCCTCGTGAAAGACCCTCGCCAGCGGTTAGGGGGAGGGCCACGGGATGCACTAGAGATTAAGGACCATGTATTTTTTAAG AAATTGAATTGGGATGACCTTGCTCAAAAGAAAGTACCTGCTCCCTTTGTACCAAGAATCAGTAATGAGTTAGATGTTAGTAATTTTTCTGAAGAGTTCACTGCAATGATACCACAGGATTCTCCAGCAATCGTTCCTCCAGATGTTGAGAAAATGTTCAAT GGCTACTCCTACGTTGCTCCATCAATTCTCTTCACTGACAATGTCATCAGCGACAGCCTTTTCAAGATGTCACCAGACAGAAGACCTTCCACAACCAACCTATTGGCTTGTAGCTTTAAG gaCTCACCATTTTTCCAAAAATATGAACTGAATCTCCGAGATAATATACTCGGAGACGGCAGCTTCAGTGTCTGTCGGGAATGTGTACAAAAGTCCAGTGGGCAACACTTTGCTGTCAAGATAGTGTCAAGAAGACTAGACTGCCAACAAGAAATCAATTTACTCCGGGCTTGCCAAGGACATTCCAACATTGTCAACCTCCATGAAGTTTTCCATGATGAG GCACACACCTACATTGTGATGGAGCTCCTTGGAGGTGGAGAGCTGCTTCAGAGGATCAGGAAACACGAGAGGTTCACAGAGGCTCAGGCTTCAGTCATCATGAGGAATCTGGTGTCAGCAGTTCACTACATGCACAGAAAAGGCATCGTTCACAGAGACCTAAAACCAGAG AATCTCTTGTTCAAGGATTCTTCTGaagattcagttattaagattgtggattttgggtttgcacgtttgatgcctgacaaggaaaaggatggcagcaTGAAGACACCGTGCTTCACTCTTCACTATGCAGCGCCAGAAGTGTTGCGGCAAGCAGTGCAGAAGGGAGCAAATGGCTATGATGAAACATGTGACTGGTGGAGCTTGGGTGTGATTCTA TACACAATGTTGTCAGGGAGAGCCCCATTCCAGTCAAGAAGTAAAGATGACACCTCAGCATCAATCATTGCTCGGATAAAGGATGGAAGTTTTGACATGTCAGGACCAGAATGGGTCTCTGTCTCCTCACAGGCTAAGAAACTTATCAAAG ggTTATTGACGGTAGATGCTTCAAGGCGTCTCACCATCACTGAGTTGCTGCAGGATGAGTGGCTTCAGGGAGGccctccttatttattttcagcaaCTCCCCTCATGACACCCACTATACTCAGTGCTCGGCCCACACTCACTGGACCAATCTCTGCTGAAGCTGGAGTCAAACAAGCTTTTCATGCATTCCACATGGCAACTAGGGAAGGATTTCGCTTACTA GATGTGAGTAATGCAAGACTTGCTCAGCGTCGAAAGAACAAGAAATCCTCCACAGATGCCCGAAGCCATTCTTCTacctcatccctctcctctacctcatCTGCGTCTTCCCTTAACTCCACTTGCACACCAAGCAAGTCAGACCGCTGCAGTTCCTCATTAGGTGCAACtccaaagaaagaagaaagcataTTTGACTTCGGAGAAGCAAAAGTGAAAGCATATCTTTCAAGCATAGATTCTCcctctgagacatctttccCAGTAACTCCAAGCATGGTTTTGACATTACCAAGCCAACAATCAAAATCCACAGCAGGCAGTGGTCATGGATCTTTTGACTTCCCCAAAGAAAATAGGACTGGTGAAACTGTACCTAAACCTAAGAGTAATGCTAGTGTGCCTCCAGAGGAAAGTTCTTTAAGTGCTTCTAAGGTGTCTTACAACAAAGAACAGTGCCTTGCATTTAAGAAACAAGATGGTTGTGATATGGAACAGAATGTATTACATTCTAAATGCTCTGGGAGCTTACAGAAATTCTTCCCTAGTGACTTTACTGGACCACAAACACGTTCACGGAAAAGAAAGttggagaaaatgagtgagggtGATGTAACCATAGTCAAACACATGTTCAAAGGTAGAAACACTAGAAGTAAAAGATTTGATACTATTGTGATTGATGATTGA
- the LOC135111251 gene encoding ribosomal protein S6 kinase alpha-5-like isoform X5 yields MKVLKKATIVQKKKTTEHTKTERQVLEAVRQSPFLVTLHYAFQTDAKLHLILDYVSGGELFTHLYQRERFHEDEVRLYIGEVILALEHLHKLGIIYRDIKLENILLDSDGHIVLTDFGLSKDFLSHETEHRAYSFCGTIEYMAPEVVQGGAHGHDQAVDWWSVGVLTYELLTGASPFTVEGEKNNQQEISRRILKTQPPLPSDLSPEVRDLISRLLVKDPRQRLGGGPRDALEIKDHVFFKKLNWDDLAQKKVPAPFVPRISNELDVSNFSEEFTAMIPQDSPAIVPPDVEKMFNGYSYVAPSILFTDNVISDSLFKMSPDRRPSTTNLLACSFKDSPFFQKYELNLRDNILGDGSFSVCRECVQKSSGQHFAVKIVSRRLDCQQEINLLRACQGHSNIVNLHEVFHDEAHTYIVMELLGGGELLQRIRKHERFTEAQASVIMRNLVSAVHYMHRKGIVHRDLKPENLLFKDSSEDSVIKIVDFGFARLMPDKEKDGSMKTPCFTLHYAAPEVLRQAVQKGANGYDETCDWWSLGVILYTMLSGRAPFQSRSKDDTSASIIARIKDGSFDMSGPEWVSVSSQAKKLIKGLLTVDASRRLTITELLQDEWLQGGPPYLFSATPLMTPTILSARPTLTGPISAEAGVKQAFHAFHMATREGFRLLDVSNARLAQRRKNKKSSTDARSHSSTSSLSSTSSASSLNSTCTPSKSDRCSSSLGATPKKEESIFDFGEAKVKAYLSSIDSPSETSFPVTPSMVLTLPSQQSKSTAGSGHGSFDFPKENRTGETVPKPKSNASVPPEESSLSASKVSYNKEQCLAFKKQDGCDMEQNVLHSKCSGSLQKFFPSDFTGPQTRSRKRKLEKMSEGDVTIVKHMFKGRNTRSKRFDTIVIDD; encoded by the exons ATGAAGGTTCTGAAGAAAGCGACCATCgtacagaagaagaagacaactgAGCACACCAAGACAGAGAGGCAGGTGTTGGAGGCAGTGCGGCAGAGCCCCTTCCTCGTCACCCTTCACTATGCCTTCCAAACTGATGCTAAACTCCACCTCATCCTTG ACTACGTCAGCGGAGGAGAACTGTTCACTCACCTTTACCAGAGAGAAAGGTTCCATGAGGATGAAGTCCGTCTCTACATTGGTGAAGTCATCCTTGCCCTTGAGCATCTGCACAAA CTTGGTATCATCTATCGAGACATCAAGCTTGAAAACATCCTCTTGGACTCGGATGGCCACATAGTTTTGACAGACTTTGGCCTCAGCAAGGACTTCCTCTCTCATGAAACGGAACACAGAGCATACTCCTTTTGTGGCACAATTGAGTACATGGCCCCCGAGGTGGTGCAGGGAGGAGCTCACGGCCACGATCAGGCTGTGGACTGGTGGAGTGTGGGAGTGTTAACATATGAACTGTTAACTGGAGCCTCGCCTTTCACGGTGGAAGGTGAAAAGAATAACCAGCAGGAGATTTCAAG ACGAATCCTGAAAACACAGCCACCGTTGCCCAGTGATCTATCGCCAGAGGTCAGAGACTTAATTTCAAGACTCCTCGTGAAAGACCCTCGCCAGCGGTTAGGGGGAGGGCCACGGGATGCACTAGAGATTAAGGACCATGTATTTTTTAAG AAATTGAATTGGGATGACCTTGCTCAAAAGAAAGTACCTGCTCCCTTTGTACCAAGAATCAGTAATGAGTTAGATGTTAGTAATTTTTCTGAAGAGTTCACTGCAATGATACCACAGGATTCTCCAGCAATCGTTCCTCCAGATGTTGAGAAAATGTTCAAT GGCTACTCCTACGTTGCTCCATCAATTCTCTTCACTGACAATGTCATCAGCGACAGCCTTTTCAAGATGTCACCAGACAGAAGACCTTCCACAACCAACCTATTGGCTTGTAGCTTTAAG gaCTCACCATTTTTCCAAAAATATGAACTGAATCTCCGAGATAATATACTCGGAGACGGCAGCTTCAGTGTCTGTCGGGAATGTGTACAAAAGTCCAGTGGGCAACACTTTGCTGTCAAGATAGTGTCAAGAAGACTAGACTGCCAACAAGAAATCAATTTACTCCGGGCTTGCCAAGGACATTCCAACATTGTCAACCTCCATGAAGTTTTCCATGATGAG GCACACACCTACATTGTGATGGAGCTCCTTGGAGGTGGAGAGCTGCTTCAGAGGATCAGGAAACACGAGAGGTTCACAGAGGCTCAGGCTTCAGTCATCATGAGGAATCTGGTGTCAGCAGTTCACTACATGCACAGAAAAGGCATCGTTCACAGAGACCTAAAACCAGAG AATCTCTTGTTCAAGGATTCTTCTGaagattcagttattaagattgtggattttgggtttgcacgtttgatgcctgacaaggaaaaggatggcagcaTGAAGACACCGTGCTTCACTCTTCACTATGCAGCGCCAGAAGTGTTGCGGCAAGCAGTGCAGAAGGGAGCAAATGGCTATGATGAAACATGTGACTGGTGGAGCTTGGGTGTGATTCTA TACACAATGTTGTCAGGGAGAGCCCCATTCCAGTCAAGAAGTAAAGATGACACCTCAGCATCAATCATTGCTCGGATAAAGGATGGAAGTTTTGACATGTCAGGACCAGAATGGGTCTCTGTCTCCTCACAGGCTAAGAAACTTATCAAAG ggTTATTGACGGTAGATGCTTCAAGGCGTCTCACCATCACTGAGTTGCTGCAGGATGAGTGGCTTCAGGGAGGccctccttatttattttcagcaaCTCCCCTCATGACACCCACTATACTCAGTGCTCGGCCCACACTCACTGGACCAATCTCTGCTGAAGCTGGAGTCAAACAAGCTTTTCATGCATTCCACATGGCAACTAGGGAAGGATTTCGCTTACTA GATGTGAGTAATGCAAGACTTGCTCAGCGTCGAAAGAACAAGAAATCCTCCACAGATGCCCGAAGCCATTCTTCTacctcatccctctcctctacctcatCTGCGTCTTCCCTTAACTCCACTTGCACACCAAGCAAGTCAGACCGCTGCAGTTCCTCATTAGGTGCAACtccaaagaaagaagaaagcataTTTGACTTCGGAGAAGCAAAAGTGAAAGCATATCTTTCAAGCATAGATTCTCcctctgagacatctttccCAGTAACTCCAAGCATGGTTTTGACATTACCAAGCCAACAATCAAAATCCACAGCAGGCAGTGGTCATGGATCTTTTGACTTCCCCAAAGAAAATAGGACTGGTGAAACTGTACCTAAACCTAAGAGTAATGCTAGTGTGCCTCCAGAGGAAAGTTCTTTAAGTGCTTCTAAGGTGTCTTACAACAAAGAACAGTGCCTTGCATTTAAGAAACAAGATGGTTGTGATATGGAACAGAATGTATTACATTCTAAATGCTCTGGGAGCTTACAGAAATTCTTCCCTAGTGACTTTACTGGACCACAAACACGTTCACGGAAAAGAAAGttggagaaaatgagtgagggtGATGTAACCATAGTCAAACACATGTTCAAAGGTAGAAACACTAGAAGTAAAAGATTTGATACTATTGTGATTGATGATTGA